From a single Cyprinus carpio isolate SPL01 chromosome A3, ASM1834038v1, whole genome shotgun sequence genomic region:
- the LOC122138275 gene encoding immunoglobulin lambda-1 light chain-like: MITIFCAFFTLLTCVSGVTVVTQSPLITVSKGETAKLDCNTGSSTDGGRWYKQFSGETPQFVLNSYHSWSSPKYGSGFSSSKFTVSYPTQSDCHLSINNVDVDDSAVYYCHTWDSSVTVVFGQGTKLIVTDAAAAAPELNILRPSREELSSSKLTLVCLINHMSGAFADVRWLVNGNSVTEGVFTGSAEQQPDKKFKMSSILTIESSEWDKDTQLTCEATAASKTNRKSIKKSECSN, from the exons ATGATCACAATATTCTGCGCTTTCTTTACTCTTCTGACCT GTGTCAGTGGAGTGACTGTAGTGACTCAGAGTCCATTAATCACAGTCAGTAAAGGAGAAACGGCTAAACTGGACTGTAACACAGGAAGCTCTACTGATGGTGGACGCTGGTATAAACAGTTCTCAGGAGAAACGCCTCAGTTTGTTTTAAACTCTTACCACAGCTGGAGTTCTCCTAAGTATGGATCTGGATTCTCCTCGTCTAAATTTACAGTATCTTATCCAACCCAGTCAGACTGTCATCTGTCAATCAATAATGTGGATGTGGACGATTCTGCAGTGTATTACTGTCACACATGGGACAGCTCTG TCACTGTGGTATTCGGACAAGGAACAAAACTCATCGTGACTG atgctgctgctgctgctcctgagCTGAACATCCTCCGTCCATCCAGAGAAGAGCTGAGCTCCAGTAAACTCACTCTGGTGTGTCTGATCAATCACATGTCTGGGGCTTTTGCTGATGTGCGTTGGCTTGTGAACGGGAACTCAGTTACTGAAGGCGTCTTCACTGGATCTGCTGAACAGCAGCCTGATAAGAAATTCAAGATGAGCAGTATTTTAACCATTGAGAGCTCAGAGTGGGACAAAGACACACAGCTGACATGTGAAGCGACTGCTGCCTCAAAAACCAACAGAAAAAGCATCAAGAAATCTGAATGCAGCAACTGA